Genomic DNA from Bacteroides zhangwenhongii:
GTAACAATGAATGAACAACAGATTATTACAGATACCCAATGGGGAGAACGGTGTTCCGTCAAGCTCGACAAGTTGCTGTTCAGTACTTTACAAAAGCTGCAAATCCCGACAATTATATTTATCAATAAGATTGACCGTGCCGGTGTGAATTTGGAGCGTTTGTATATGGATATAAAAACAAATCTGTCGCAAGATGTCCTGTTTATGCAAACTGTTGTCGATGGATCGGTTTATCCGGTTTGCTCCCAAACATATATAAAGGAAGAATACAAAGAATTTGTATGCAACCATGACGACGATATATTAGAACGATATTTGGCGGATAGCGAAATTTCACCGGCTGATTATTGGAATACGATAATCGCTCTTGTGGCAAAAGCCAAAGTCTATCCGGTGCTACATGGATCAGCAATGTTCAATATCGGTATCAATGAGTTGTTGGACGCCATTTCTTCTTTTATACTTCCTCCGGCATCAGTCTCAAACAGACTTTCAGCTTATCTCTATAAGATAGAGCATGACCCCAAAGGGCATAAAAGAAGTTTTCTTAAAATAATTGACGGAAGTCTGAGACTTCGAGACGTTGTAAGAATCAACGATTCGGAAAAATTCATCAAGATTAAAAATCTAAAGACTATTTACGCGAGTTCGGGATAAGGATTGCGTAAAAAATAGGGTAAAACGAGCTAAAATAGTTCGTTTTACCCTTTGCTAATACATTGATTATTAGTAACTTTATAGTGAAACAAAAAACAAATTACTAATGATTAGCAAGGACAAAATTACTGAAAATCTCTGGAATAACCTCGAAAAACGGGAGAAATGATGCTAAACGACTTAATATCAGAGTTGTTACGGTGTCAAATGATGACAAGCCGAAAAATCGGAAAACGCAAAGAAAAGCGGATTTAAGAAGAAGAATGGTTTGCAAATCATTACCCGTGAAAGAGTAAGATTTAACATATGAGAGATGCTATTGCACCGTTTGTCACCGATTTGCGTATCAAGGTCTAACTCGTTGATATTTAACTTTGCAAACAAAAAACGAGTATGGCAAGAAGTACATTCAAAGTGCTGTTCTACGTGAACGGCAGCAAGGAGAAAGACGGTATTGTCCCCATCATGGGACGAGTGACAATCAACGGTACTGTGGCGCAGTTCAGTTGCAAGCAGACCATCCCGAAAACCCTTTGGGATGCGAAAGGCAACCGAGCCAAAGGCAAGAGTGCCGAAGCACGGAACATCAATCTTGCATTGGACAACATCAAGGCGCAAATCATCAAGCACTATCAGCGCATATCCGACCGAGAGGCATACGTAACGGCTGAAATGGTGCGCAATGCCTACCAAGGGGTAGGAAGCGAGTATGAGACACTGATAAAGGCTTTTGACAAGGATTGCGCCAACTTTCTGAAACGTGTCGGTAAAGACCGCAGCATCGGCACGTACAAGGTCATGGTAAGGGCAAGGAACTATGTCGCAGCCTTTATCAAGTCATTCTACAAACGGACAGACATGTCCATGCTGGAACTTACACCCGACTTCATCAAGGAGTTTGCGGCTTATCTTACGGCTGAACGGGGACTGAAAAACGCCACCATCTGGCTGAACTGCATGTGGCTGAAAGGCGTGGTCATGCGTGCGCACTATAACGGACTGATACCGAGAAATCCGTTTGCGCAGTTCCATATCAGCCCGAATGTTAAGGAACGGGAGTATCTGACAGAGGACGAAATCAAAAGAATCATGGCGCACGAGTTTGACAACCCCACCCTCGCATTGGTGCGAGACCTGTTCATTTTCGCCTGCTTCACCGCCTTGTCTTTCGTGGATATGAAAGAACTCACAACGGATGAAATAGTGGAGGTGAACGGTGAGAAATGGATATTGTCGAAACGGCACAAGACAAATGTCCCGTTCCAAGTGAAGTTGCTGGATATTCCCTTGCAGATAATCGAACGGTACAAGTATCTGTCGGAAGACAAGCTGGTTTTCGGGAAAATCAACTATTGGACGATGTGCAAACAGCTGAAAAAGGTAATGGCAGAATGCGGAATAGAGAAGCAAATCTCCTACCATTGCGCCCGCCATACGTTTGGAACACTGGCTCTTAGCAAGGGGATGCCCATTGAAAGCGTGAGCCGTGTTCTGGGACACACGAACATTGTCACGACTCAAATCTATGCGAAGATAACCACGCAGAAACTTGACAATGACCTGACGATGTTCGGCAACAAGCTGAACGCATCGTTCGGAAGTGTAACCCCATAACCAAGCATAGCCATGAAACGAAGCATCATCACAACGGACGGCAACGGCAACATCACCTTGCCGACCGACATTAGCGCAACCGCCATGAGCGAATGGGAACTTTGCGACCTGTTCGGAGTAACCGCCCCGACATTCCGTGCAGGGCTGAAGGCTCTTTGCAAGAGCGGAGTTTTAAGGGAATACGGGATAAGGCGAAGCATACGGGTATCCGATAATTGCAGTATGGAGGTTTACAACCTTGAAGCGATAGTTGCCCTCGCTTTCCATATCGGCACATTCGGAGCGGAACGGGTACGCAATGCCGTTCTTGAAAGACTGTACCTGCGAAAAGAGAAAACAAGCATCTTCTTCTCGCTGAATACCAACGGTATATCCAAATCCGAATACTTCTCGTAGCTGAATGCCTGACATTATTCACTCGGTAAGTCAGTAATTCATTAAGTCAGTACGACAGAACGACAGACGCTCTGATTTTTTCTCCCGAAAAGCGTAATCCGACATTTGCTTTTCGGGAGTTTTTCCGTTTGCACAACCCGTTTCCTGCCCCAAACCATTGAAAGTTTTTGTTTCGGGGGCTATTTGTCACCATTCTGCCGTGTTTTGCATAACAACCTATCCGATAATTGATTATATTTTTGCAGCTGGTAATTTTCAAACTTAAAACCATTTGATTATGTCAGCTATCGAACAACAGGACAGCCACAGACCGCCATCGGATGGCGGCATGGCAAAGGAAGAATTTATCCGTGTCGGGACAACGCTCTACAAGATTGTGGAGCAACCGAGACTGAACGGAGGGTATGTGAAGAAACGCATCGCATGGAACAACGAGACCCTGCGACAGGATTACGGCAAGGATTACATCGGCAGTGTTCCCAAGTATGACGGCTTCTGCACCGTACCCGAACACATCGGCTACCGTTCCGTGGTCGGCAAGTTCCTTAACCTTTACGAACCGATAGACCACCGACCGCAGGAGGGCGATTTATCGCATATCCAATCTTTGGTACGGCACATCTTCGGGGAACAATACGAGTTGGGGATGGACTATCTGCAACTGCTCTACCTGCAACCGATTCAGAAGTTGCCTATCCTGCTGTTGGTATCGGAAGAACGCAACACAGGCAAAAGCACATTCCTGAACTTTCTGAAACTCCTCTTTCAGAACAATGTGACTTTCAACACCAACGAGGACTTCCGAAGCCGGTTCAATTCCGATTGGGCTGGCAAACTGCTCATCGTGGTGGATGAGGTGTTGCTCAACCGCAGGGAGGACAGCGAACGGTTGAAGAACCTCAGCACCACACTTTCCTATAAGGTGGAAGCCAAAGGCAAAGACCGTGACGAGATTGCGTTCTTCGCCAAATTCGTGCTGTGCTCCAACAACGAGCATCTGCCCGTAATCATAGACGCAGGGGAAACACGCTATTGGGTACGCAAGATAGACCGCTTGCAGTCCGATGATACCGACTTCCTGCAAAAGCTGAAAGCGGAGATACCCGCCTTTCTCCATTTCCTGCAACACAGAAAACTGTCCACCGAAAAGGAAAGCCGGATGTGGTTCAACCCCACATTGCTGCATACAGAAGCCTTGCAGAAGATTATCCGTAGCAACCGCAATCGGCTGGAGATAGAGATGTCGGAACTGCTGCTTGACATTATGGTTGCAATGGATGTGGATAGCGTTTCATTCTGCCTTAACGACCTTGTCGTACTGCTGGTGCACTCGCAGGTAAAGGCGGAAAAGCACCAAGTGCGTAAGGTGGTGCAGGAGTGCTGGAAACTGACACCTGCACCAAACGGGCTTACCTACACCACCTATCAGGGCAATTACAACAGAAGTTGTCACTATGAGCCGATAAAGAGGGTGGGACGCTTCTACACCGTCACAAGGGAGCAACTTGAATCCTTGTAACACTATCATTTTTCTGTTGAATTGTTGAATATGGGTATAAATACACTGACAATAAACGATATACATTCTCAACAAAATCTCAACAAGCCAAAAGAGAAGTTGAGAGACCACCGACACCCGTTTGTGAATTTCTCTTTTGGCGAGTGGTTTGTTGAGAAGATGTTGAGAGGTTACGAGGCTGTATATAAATATATTACATTGACAATTCATCAAATCAACAAATTTTCATCAACTTCAAAACCATATGTAATATGACAATCCAAGATGTAAAGCAAATCAAACTGGCAGACTATCTGCAAAGTCTGGGCTATACGCCTGTAAAGCAACAAGGCAGGAACCTGTGGTACAAATCACCGTTACGGGAAGAAACGGACGCATCGTTCAAGGTAAACACCGAGCTTGAAAAATGGTACGACTTCGGCATCGGCAAAGGCGGAAACATCCTCGCATTGGCAGCGGAACTCTACCGTTCGGAAGATGTAGCCTATCTGCTGAAACGCATAGAGGAGCGGACAGCATACATCCGCCCTGCATCGTTCTCTTTTGGCAGACAGCATTCCGACAATCAGCCTTATCAGGGATTAAAGGTTGGAGAATTGTCCTCTCCTGCTCTTATAGCCTATCTGCAAGAAAGGGGAATAAACATCGGACTTGCCAAAAGAGAATGCAGGGAGCTTCGGTTTATGAATGCCGACAAACCCTATTTTGCCATCGGCTTTCCGAACATGGCAGGAGGATATGAAGTGCGCAACAGATACTTCAAGGGATGTGTCGCCCCGAAAGACATCACCCATATCCGACAGCAGGACGGACAACGATGTATGTGTTACCTGTTCGAGGGGTTCATGGATTACCTCTCATTCCTTACCATCCGAGTGAGAAACAATCCGCAACACCCGCAATTGGACACACAGGACTATGTCATACTGAACTCCGTTTCCAATCTTGCGAAAGCGGAAAGCTTATTGGAAACCTACACCAGAATCGGCTGTTTCCTTGACAACGACACGGCAGGACGGAACACTTGCAAGAAGCTGAAAGAGAAGTTTGGGGAACGGCTGCTTGACAAGTCAATGTACTATCGTGAGTATAAGGACTTGAACGACTACCTGTGCGGTAAGCCCTTGTCCCAATCGGCAGAGCCGATAAAGGAGAAGAAGCAAGTCCAATCCGCAAGGCGGATGATGCAGCCACCGAAAAAGAAAGGGGGATTTCATCTGTAATATGCTCGTCTGCTTTCCGAAAGGTATTTAGACAGAAATACCATAGCTCAATAGGGCGTTTTCTTCACGCATTACTCCGTAACGCTAAAAACACCCTATCGAGCCAAAGGGAAATCCCTTTGGAAACCCTGTGCAAACGAGAGCAGAAGCCAAACTCGTTTGGATTATGCCGAGTGCTGCAATGGTTCATTTGCATAATAAACCCTGTGAGCCGATGCCACAGGCAGAGAGAAGAAACATAACGATAACCGCAAAAACAGTAATGATATGGGATATTTTTCATTGGACATTAAGAAAGCAAAGGGTACATCGGACACCACGCAGTCCGACCATATAGAGAGAAAGATAATACCTAAAAATGCAGACCCGACAAGGACACATCTGAACAGGGTGCTTGTCGAATACCCCGATGGCGTTCACGGCAGGGATGAAGCGATTGCGCACAGACTGAACACAGCAGGCATCAGACGGAAAATCACACACGACCAAGTCCGTGTCGTTCGGGTGGTCTTGTCGGGTACGCACGAGGACATGATGAACATACAGGAAAAAGGAGAACTCGATGAATGGTGCAACGACAGCATCCAATGGCTGCAAGCCACATTCGGCAAAGACAATGTGGTTGCCGCACATCTGCACATGGACGAGAAGACTCCGCACATCCACGCAGCCGTTGTTCCCATCGTGACGGGTGAAAGGCGCAAAGCCAAGAAAGAGCAGACGGACGGTAAGCGCAAGTACCGCAAGAAAACAAATTCCGTCCGTTTGTGTGCCGATGACCTGTTCAACCGCCAGACCCTGGTCGCCTACCACGACAATTACGCAAGGGTGATGGCGAAATACGGATTGCAGCGTGGGGTACGGGGTTCGGAAGCACGGCACACCACCACCATGCAGTATTATAGGAACTTGAAAAAGAAGAATGAAGTCCTCGAAACTGAAACCAGACTGTTGCAGGAGAAGAAAGCCGAGGCGCAGGAGGAACTGAAGCAGGTGAAAGCGGAAATCCGTACCGACAAGCTCAAAAGCGCAGCCACCGATACGGCAACCGCCCTTGCAAGCAGTGTGGGCTCTCTTTTCGGAAGTGGAAAGATGAAATCGTTGGAACGCAGGAACGAGGACTTGCAAGACCGCATCCTTGAACTTGAAGACGAAGCCCGACAACGGGAACGGCAACAAGCCAAGCAGATACAGGAGATAAGAAACGCTTACGAGCAACAGCACCGCAAGCTGTCGGAGTTTGCGGATTTTGTCAGACGCTACTTTCCGTATGTGGAGAAGCTGATGCCCGTGATAAGTTTCCTGCGTGAACGTTTGGGCTTTAATGACGGGATAATCAGAAGACTGTGCGAGTTCAAGGAGGTCGGGATAAAAGGCGAACTCTATTCTTCCGAATTTAACCGAAGTTTTGATACCCGACATTCCGTCTGCTCCATCAAACAGGATGAAAACGGTAAATTCGATTTCAAGATAGACGGGGTTTCACACGTGAGCTGGTTCAGAAAGAAAATGAATGAGTTCAGAGAAGCTATCGGAATACCGAAGCCGAGGCAAAATCGTGGTATAAAATACTAATTTGGAAAGGCGGATGGTTATGCCATCCGTCTAGTTTTGGATTAAGGAGCTGAGAGTTCTTGTATCTAAATGTTTAATTGTGCATGTGTTAACAAAATATTGAACAACAATTATTTCCAATCGAATTAAAATAAGTATCTTTGTAGCTTGGATATGTTATACGTCATCCCCAAGCAGGAAATTACTAATGGACCATTTGACAAAGGAACAACGCCATAAAAATATGGCTGCAAACAAAAGCAAAGGAACCAAACTTGAAATAATGTTTGGAAAATTCCTGTGGAACGCTGGAATAAGGTATCGCAAAAATGATAAGTCGGTATTTGGCAAACCCGATTTTGTCCTTAGAGGGTCTAAAATTGCGATATTTTGTGATGGTGAGTTTTGGCATGGTAGAAATTGGAATATTAGAAAGAATGACCATAAAAGCAATTGTAAGTTTTGGCACTCTAAAATCGAGCGAAATATAGAACGCGACAAGGAGGTCAATGAAGAATTGCGCAAACAAGGTTGGAAAGTCTTTCGATTTTGGGAGACAGAAATAACAGTGAATCCTGATGTATGTTTAAATGAGGTTTTAAATTATATGAATAGAAAATCAACAACTGACGAAAAAATAGCCATCACAAAAATGTGTGGCGGAGGAAAAATATCGATGCAAATGTACGGACCTCATTCGCTAAATGAGGATGGAAGTATAATTTCATTTGAAGAACAAATGGCGATTGTGTCTCACTACCTGCACAATCAAGGCAACAAATACGCCAAACCATATGAGATAAAAGCAGAAGGTCTGATAGAGGATATATACAACATCCATCAAAAGAAATCTGATATACAATGTGTATCAGATGTTTGTGTTCAGTATTCTTTGTTCTCCGATTTGTTTGCCGTTCCGTTCTTACCGATAGAAAAGCCCGAATTTACATTCATTGATTTATTTGCTGGTATCGGTGGGTTTAGAATGGCAATGCAAAATCTTGGTGGCAAGTGTGTGTTTTCTTCCGAATGGGATGTACAGGCACAAAAAACTTACCTGTTGAATTACGGTGAAGTTCCCTTTGGAGATATTACCAAAGAATCCACGAAGTCATTTATACCCGATGATTTTGATATTCTGTGTGCTGGATTCCCTTGTCAGGCATTTTCATTAGCCGGGAAACGTCTTGGATTTGAAGAAACCAGAGGTACATTGTTTTTTGATGTAGCAGAAATCATACGTCGTAAGCGTCCAAAGGCATTTTTTTTGGAAAATGTCAAAGGATTGCTTATTCATGACAAAGGGAAAACAATCCAAACGATATTAAAAGTTTTAAGAGAAGATTTGGATTATTACGTTCCAGAGCCTCAAATAGTAAACGCAATGAATTTCGGAGTTCCGCAGCATAGAGAAAGAGTGTATATTGTTGGCTTTAGAAAAGACCAAAATGTCAATGAATTTACATATCCAACCCCAACTGATACAACTAAAACTTTTGCTGATATAAAAGAAAAAAATACAGTTTCTGCAAAATATTATTTATCAACTCAATATGTGAAGACACTTGTAGCACATAAAGAAAGACACGCAGCAAAAGGTAACGGTTTCGGATATGAAATAATACCGGATAATGGTGTCGCAAATGCTATTGTTGTAGGCGGAATGGGGAGAGAACGCAATCTTGTAATTGATAATCGTCTTGAAGATTTTACACCTGTTACCAACATCAAAGGAGAAATAAACCGTGATGGATTGCGCAGGATGACCCCACGAGAATGGGCTCGTTTACAAGGTTTTCCAGATAATTTCATAATCGGAGTGGCAGATGCATCTGCTTACAAGCAATTTGGAAATTCTGTTGCAGTACCTGCAATTCAAGCAACTGCACAGGAAATAATTAAACGAATCAACCTTTCAAAATCCAAAAAATATGGCACTGACAGGAAATAAAGGAGAATGGAGTGAAATCTACACTTTGCTCAAATTATTAGGAGAAGGAAAAGTTTATGCCGGAGACCAACACATGAACAAAATTCACGATTTGTTCTATCCCATAATAATGATTCTTCGCCAAGAAAAAGAGGGTAATTTCAACTACAAACTACAAGATAGAGATGTAGTGATTCAAACCCCAGAAGGAGAAGAGTTATTGAGAATCCCTGCATCAGTGTTTTTAGTAGAAGCAGAGAATTTATTGAAAGCTATCAATGAAAATGATGGAGCATTTACCGTTCCGAAAATTGAAGCCTTCATGAATCGAATTTATTGCCATGCTTTGAAGGCGAAATCATCTGATAAAACAGATATACGAATCATTTTGCATGACCGAAGAACTAAGATAAATTCTGAAATGGGATTCAGTATAAAATCTCAACTCGGAGGGGATTCAACACTATTAAATGCAAGTAAAGCCACGAACTTTAATTTTAAGATAGAGGGAACTTCTCTTTCTGATGAAGATATTGCAAAAATCAATTCTTTGAATCCAACAAGAAATAAGGTTATAGAGAGATATAAAGCAATAACAAAGAAAGGTTGCAAATTGATATTTGACAAAGTGGATAATTCTACATTTCGTAATAACCTCATTATGCTTGATGGAGACCTGCCGTCCATAATTGCCAATTTGCTTTTAGAACAGTTGAATAGTGGTGTATCCACATTGAAAGAATTGGTAGAACAGATTACAGAAACCAACCCTTTGGGGTACGATACAGAACAAGTAAATCCGGAAAAACCAGACGTGCCGCTTAACAAAAACGATGCGTTTCAAAAAGTACAAAAACGACACGTACAAGAAAAAAGGTGAGCGCGGTCCTATTCAGCATGATCAAAGCCCACCGTTTTTCTTTCACTTGAACCCTCTTTAAATGGCTTTAAAATATCATTTAAAAGCCATTGCAGATTCAAAATAATTCACTATCTTTATGCAATGTTAGGCTGCTATACCTGACACCTCATCCGGCTTCGTGTACAGCATCATGTCTGTATATTTAGCTTGATAGTTTACGCTTGCACTAAACTCCACTTTCCTGCATTCCTTGAATGGGCTGCCGACAAATGGGTTTCGGTCCATCCAGTCGCACAGTTCTAAAATGGAAGACTTGTTCGAAGTGAAATACACGAACGAATGCCCTTTCAGAACGGTTAGTACATCCAGATAGTCAGCCAGACGCCAGAACATCTTGTAAGTACCCACCTCGGTGGAGAGGTACGGCGGATCAACCAGGAACACCACACCCGGAACATCTTTGTAACGTTTGAATACTTCCTTGTAGTCTTCGCTGGTTATAGTCAGTCCTTCCAGATAATCCTTTGCTTCGGGATAGTCTGTCTGCCGAATCCTATTGTAAATGGCTTCTTTCTTCATTCCTTCCAAACTGGTCACATATTTCATGGCGAACAACAAGGATGCGGAAACCGTGATATAATCCACGTAGCCGTGCTCTTTTTCTTCCCTCTCAATACGGGCAAACATTTTATCGCGAATCTCCCCGGTTATACGTTTGTTTCTGGGTTCCCCTTCAGCTATCCGACGCAAATCGGATAACAGCACATTAGTGGCCGGGATATTTACAAGTCGGCAGCGGTAGTTGTCGAAGTCATTATACACAACGGTGGCATCAGACCTGACACATTTGGTAATATGTGACAGCAGGCCCGAGCCACCAAACAGGTCCACAAACACGGTGCTGTCCGGGAACTGTCCCAGCACCTTGATAAATTCCCTCGCAAACATGCGTTTCTGCCCCACGAAAGGAAGCGGGGCGGACAAATACATCTTTTTCATTTCATTCTGCTTTAAAACGGCCGCAAAGGTCCCCAGAATAAACGAAAAACAGCGGGGAACATGAACTGTTCCCGCTGCAAGACATATACAGCAAACTACACGTTCAACCCGAAGCGGACCGTCTCGTCACCGGCGATCAGCGCACGGGTGCCCGGGATATTATTCTCGTAGATATGTACATTGCCCAGGTAGAGAGTGATCGACTTCAAGGGAAGTTCTATCTGCCGCGCCATCAGGTACAGGTGGTAAATATCGGAAGGCAGCCCGAGGTTCGCGTCACTGCTACGCTGGTAGGCGGATAGAACCAGTTCACCG
This window encodes:
- a CDS encoding primase-helicase family protein, giving the protein MSAIEQQDSHRPPSDGGMAKEEFIRVGTTLYKIVEQPRLNGGYVKKRIAWNNETLRQDYGKDYIGSVPKYDGFCTVPEHIGYRSVVGKFLNLYEPIDHRPQEGDLSHIQSLVRHIFGEQYELGMDYLQLLYLQPIQKLPILLLVSEERNTGKSTFLNFLKLLFQNNVTFNTNEDFRSRFNSDWAGKLLIVVDEVLLNRREDSERLKNLSTTLSYKVEAKGKDRDEIAFFAKFVLCSNNEHLPVIIDAGETRYWVRKIDRLQSDDTDFLQKLKAEIPAFLHFLQHRKLSTEKESRMWFNPTLLHTEALQKIIRSNRNRLEIEMSELLLDIMVAMDVDSVSFCLNDLVVLLVHSQVKAEKHQVRKVVQECWKLTPAPNGLTYTTYQGNYNRSCHYEPIKRVGRFYTVTREQLESL
- the mobV gene encoding MobV family relaxase, coding for MGYFSLDIKKAKGTSDTTQSDHIERKIIPKNADPTRTHLNRVLVEYPDGVHGRDEAIAHRLNTAGIRRKITHDQVRVVRVVLSGTHEDMMNIQEKGELDEWCNDSIQWLQATFGKDNVVAAHLHMDEKTPHIHAAVVPIVTGERRKAKKEQTDGKRKYRKKTNSVRLCADDLFNRQTLVAYHDNYARVMAKYGLQRGVRGSEARHTTTMQYYRNLKKKNEVLETETRLLQEKKAEAQEELKQVKAEIRTDKLKSAATDTATALASSVGSLFGSGKMKSLERRNEDLQDRILELEDEARQRERQQAKQIQEIRNAYEQQHRKLSEFADFVRRYFPYVEKLMPVISFLRERLGFNDGIIRRLCEFKEVGIKGELYSSEFNRSFDTRHSVCSIKQDENGKFDFKIDGVSHVSWFRKKMNEFREAIGIPKPRQNRGIKY
- a CDS encoding HpaII family restriction endonuclease — encoded protein: MALTGNKGEWSEIYTLLKLLGEGKVYAGDQHMNKIHDLFYPIIMILRQEKEGNFNYKLQDRDVVIQTPEGEELLRIPASVFLVEAENLLKAINENDGAFTVPKIEAFMNRIYCHALKAKSSDKTDIRIILHDRRTKINSEMGFSIKSQLGGDSTLLNASKATNFNFKIEGTSLSDEDIAKINSLNPTRNKVIERYKAITKKGCKLIFDKVDNSTFRNNLIMLDGDLPSIIANLLLEQLNSGVSTLKELVEQITETNPLGYDTEQVNPEKPDVPLNKNDAFQKVQKRHVQEKR
- a CDS encoding site-specific integrase is translated as MARSTFKVLFYVNGSKEKDGIVPIMGRVTINGTVAQFSCKQTIPKTLWDAKGNRAKGKSAEARNINLALDNIKAQIIKHYQRISDREAYVTAEMVRNAYQGVGSEYETLIKAFDKDCANFLKRVGKDRSIGTYKVMVRARNYVAAFIKSFYKRTDMSMLELTPDFIKEFAAYLTAERGLKNATIWLNCMWLKGVVMRAHYNGLIPRNPFAQFHISPNVKEREYLTEDEIKRIMAHEFDNPTLALVRDLFIFACFTALSFVDMKELTTDEIVEVNGEKWILSKRHKTNVPFQVKLLDIPLQIIERYKYLSEDKLVFGKINYWTMCKQLKKVMAECGIEKQISYHCARHTFGTLALSKGMPIESVSRVLGHTNIVTTQIYAKITTQKLDNDLTMFGNKLNASFGSVTP
- a CDS encoding DNA adenine methylase — encoded protein: MKKMYLSAPLPFVGQKRMFAREFIKVLGQFPDSTVFVDLFGGSGLLSHITKCVRSDATVVYNDFDNYRCRLVNIPATNVLLSDLRRIAEGEPRNKRITGEIRDKMFARIEREEKEHGYVDYITVSASLLFAMKYVTSLEGMKKEAIYNRIRQTDYPEAKDYLEGLTITSEDYKEVFKRYKDVPGVVFLVDPPYLSTEVGTYKMFWRLADYLDVLTVLKGHSFVYFTSNKSSILELCDWMDRNPFVGSPFKECRKVEFSASVNYQAKYTDMMLYTKPDEVSGIAA
- a CDS encoding toprim domain-containing protein, with the protein product MTIQDVKQIKLADYLQSLGYTPVKQQGRNLWYKSPLREETDASFKVNTELEKWYDFGIGKGGNILALAAELYRSEDVAYLLKRIEERTAYIRPASFSFGRQHSDNQPYQGLKVGELSSPALIAYLQERGINIGLAKRECRELRFMNADKPYFAIGFPNMAGGYEVRNRYFKGCVAPKDITHIRQQDGQRCMCYLFEGFMDYLSFLTIRVRNNPQHPQLDTQDYVILNSVSNLAKAESLLETYTRIGCFLDNDTAGRNTCKKLKEKFGERLLDKSMYYREYKDLNDYLCGKPLSQSAEPIKEKKQVQSARRMMQPPKKKGGFHL
- the vsr gene encoding DNA mismatch endonuclease Vsr, translated to MDHLTKEQRHKNMAANKSKGTKLEIMFGKFLWNAGIRYRKNDKSVFGKPDFVLRGSKIAIFCDGEFWHGRNWNIRKNDHKSNCKFWHSKIERNIERDKEVNEELRKQGWKVFRFWETEITVNPDVCLNEVLNYMNRKSTTDEKIAITKMCGGGKISMQMYGPHSLNEDGSIISFEEQMAIVSHYLHNQGNKYAKPYEIKAEGLIEDIYNIHQKKSDIQCVSDVCVQYSLFSDLFAVPFLPIEKPEFTFIDLFAGIGGFRMAMQNLGGKCVFSSEWDVQAQKTYLLNYGEVPFGDITKESTKSFIPDDFDILCAGFPCQAFSLAGKRLGFEETRGTLFFDVAEIIRRKRPKAFFLENVKGLLIHDKGKTIQTILKVLREDLDYYVPEPQIVNAMNFGVPQHRERVYIVGFRKDQNVNEFTYPTPTDTTKTFADIKEKNTVSAKYYLSTQYVKTLVAHKERHAAKGNGFGYEIIPDNGVANAIVVGGMGRERNLVIDNRLEDFTPVTNIKGEINRDGLRRMTPREWARLQGFPDNFIIGVADASAYKQFGNSVAVPAIQATAQEIIKRINLSKSKKYGTDRK